The Pocillopora verrucosa isolate sample1 chromosome 14, ASM3666991v2, whole genome shotgun sequence genome has a segment encoding these proteins:
- the LOC131768525 gene encoding zinc metalloproteinase nas-15-like, translating into MKWLSVFALFLALVAAENPEENVGVYDPDLFEGDMIFTPEQRMAAEKGLDVDNLSGRASIKSKLWPNGVMNYEIDSSLSGNSQAMAAIRAGMQEWTSKTCIRFKRGAGSSYAYFKKGGGCSSYVGKNGGRQDITLASGCWTRGIVAHEIGHALGFFHEQSRPDRDNYVTIMWDNIIEANKFNFQKYGRGTIDSLGTGYDYGSVMHYQSTAFTKNGKPTIVSKRPGITLGQRRGLSSIDARQMDLLYKKECQGGGGGGGGGGGGGGGGCKDSYHAPCQKFYCHYQQWAKKNCRKTCNMC; encoded by the exons ATGAAGTGGCTAAGTGTTTTTGCGCTGTTTCTGGCGTTAGTTGCGGCTGAGAACCCCGAAG AAAATGTTGGTGTTTACGATCCAGACCTTTTCGAGGGAGACATGATTTTCACACCCGAGCAGCGTATGGCAGCCGAGAAGGGACTGGATGTAGACAATCTTTCTGGTAGAGCTTCGATCAAAAGCAAACTGTGGCCTAATGGTGTAATGAATTATGAGATCGACTCCAGTCTCT cggGAAATTCTCAAGCCATGGCAGCTATCAGGGCAGGGATGCAAGAATGGACGAGCAAAACATGTATTCGGTTCAAGAGAGGAGCAGGATCATCTTATGCGTACTTCAAAAAGGGCGGCGG ATGCTCATCATACGTGGGAAAAAATGGTGGTCGTCAGGATATAACTCTGGCCAGCGGGTGCTGGACAAGAGGAATTGTTGCTCATGAGATTG GTCACGCTTTGGGATTTTTCCACGAACAATCTCGCCCTGACAGGGATAACTACGTCACAATAATGTGGGACAACATCATTGAAG CgaacaagtttaattttcaaaagtatGGCCGTGGAACCATCGATTCCTTGGGTACTGGGTATGACTATGGGAGCGTGATGCATTACCAGAGCACAGCCTTCACAAAGAACGGAAAACCTACAATCGTGTCCAAGAGACCAGGG ATCACACTTGGTCAGCGTCGGGGATTGAGCTCGATAGACGCGAGGCAAATGGACCTCCTCTACAAGAAGGAGTGTCAAGGAGGCGGAGGTGGGGGGGGAGGAGGTGGAGGGGGTGGAGGCG GTGGTTGCAAAGACTCTTACCACGCGCCTTGTCAAAAATTTTATTGCCATTACCAACAGTGGGCaaagaagaactgtcgaaaaaCGTGTAACATGTGTTGA